In the genome of Dermatobacter hominis, the window TGGGAGGTGCAGGCGGCGTGCCGCGACCTCGACACGGCGCTGTTCTTCAGCGACGACCTCGACGAGATCAGCGCTGCGAAGCGGATCTGCCTCGCCTGCCCCGTCCGCACCCGATGTCTGGACGCCGCGGTCGAGCGCGGCGAGCAGTACGGCATCTGGGGTGGCCACCTCTTCGTCGCCGGCAGGATCGTCCTGCACAAGCGGCGTCGGGGCCGGCCCCCGAAGACCCCCCGCCCCGGGGACCGGTTCCCCGAGGTGGACGTGCCCGACGCGTACCGGCGGCTCGTCAGCGCCGGGGCGCGGTGATCCACGACCCCCTGACGACATGACGGTGGAGCGGCGCCCGATCCCCCCGGGGCGCCGCTCCACCACCTCGATCTCCCCCTCGTCCCGTCCTCGCCGACGGGGCCCGTTCTCGGATCCGGGGGCCCGGCGGGACGGTGACGCACGAGCTCGCGAGCTGACCGCTGAGGGACCGGATCACTACAGTGGAGGGGCCGGCAGCCCCGGCCCCTC includes:
- a CDS encoding WhiB family transcriptional regulator, which codes for MSILDTRPEGDVITGLAVTHGVLDRAAWEVQAACRDLDTALFFSDDLDEISAAKRICLACPVRTRCLDAAVERGEQYGIWGGHLFVAGRIVLHKRRRGRPPKTPRPGDRFPEVDVPDAYRRLVSAGAR